The Moorena producens PAL-8-15-08-1 genomic interval GAATGGTATAAACGGGTAACTCACATTAGCTGCGATAATGAAACCGTTAACCAATTGATTTCTCGGGCAACACGAGACATCTTTTTACTCAGGCAGACTATTAATGGCTGCACATTTCTGTCTGCAGGAGTACCTCGGTTTTCCACCTTGTTTGGCCGAGATTCCTTAATTGCTGCCTCACAAACCTTAATCCTTGACCCTACTATCGCCAAAGGGACTCTGGAAATTTTAGCCCAGTACCAAGGCCAAGAGGATAACCCATCGCGGGATGAGCAACCGGGTAAGATTTTGCATGAACTCCGGGTTGGGGAATTGGCTCGCTGTCGGGAAATTCCTCACACTCCCTACTACGGTACAGTTGATGCTACCCCACTGTGGCTGATGCTCTATGCCGAGTACTATGCTTGGACCAATGACACAACTACCCGAGACTTGCTTTGGCCTAATGCTTTGGCTGCCATGGATTGGATTGATCGTCAATCTCAGCAAAACGGCTATCTCTGTTATCAGCGCCAGTCCAAAAAGGGTTTGCGTAATCAAGGGTGGAAGGATTCCGGTGATTCCATGGTCACTCGTGATGGTTCCCTAGCAACGGGAGCGATCGCATTATGTGAAGTCCAAGCTTATGTCTATGGCGCTAAAGTTAGGCTAAGCCATCTGGCCAGGATCAAGCAGCGAATTGATTTAGCCGAGCGTTGGGAAAACCAAGCCAAGGAGCTCAAGCAACGCTTCAATCAGGATTTTTGGCTAGACGACCTAGACTTCTGTGCCTTAGCACTAGATGGAGAAGGTAAACTCGTAGATAGCATAACCTCCAATCCTGGTCATTGCTTGTCATTGGGTATTTTTACTCCAGAAAAAGCAGCTAGTGTAGCAAAGCGGCTGTTAGAACCAGATATGTTCAATGGTTGGGGGATTCGTACCCTCAGTAATCAATCCGCTGCTTACAACCCGATCAGCTATCATGTGGGCTCAGTCTGGCCTCACGAAAATTCCTTGATTGCGCTGGGATTGCGTACGCTAAATCAAGTCGATCAAGCCTTAGAAATTGCCAAAGGCATGATTGACATGACAGTTGAGCAACCCTACTATCGTCCTCCAGAACTATTCTCTGGTTACCAGCGCACTCCCAACAGCTCTCCGGTCAAGTATCCAGGAGCCTGTCCTCTCCAAGCCTGGGCAACTGGCAGTATTTTCCAACTGCTGCAAATGATGGTGAATTTGCGCGCCGTAGCTCCAGGAAAAAATTTACATATTTTCAAACCAACTTTACCAAATTTTATCAATCAACTCTTAGTTCGTAACTTGCGGATTGGCTCAACGGTGCTAGACTTGCAATTGGAACGAGCTGACACAACCACCACCTGTAAAGTGGTCAAAAATTCCGGTAACCTCACGGTTGTGATCGAAAGCTAATCCAGTTAATGGCAAAGGGAAAAGACAAAGCATAGCGCTATAAATTTGTCCGATTTGACAAAGGTAAGGCTTTCATAGAATTGACCCTTACCACTGAGCGCTGATCTCCCACGCACTTCCTTTATACTTGCGCTCCTGCCGATGATTGGCAAGCTGTCTTGACCATTAGTGCGTGGGAGTTGAAACCTATTGTTCAGGGTGTTTAAGTGTAGGTGGGGTATCGGCAGGTGCAACCTGTGGCGAATTTAATTCTTCATGGGTCAAGCACACCTAGCAAAATTATTTTAATCATAATTAAAAGCTTAATTGTTTCCATGTATTTTCCAACTGCCTTGTCGATCTAGGGGAATCATGTAATTATGGCGGTTGCTTACTTAAAGCTTGGCACACCCCGCCCTAATTCAAATAACGATAGTGGGGTAAGCGATTGCCCCACTGCCAGAAGATCCCAAGGAGTGAGCCAATCTCCGACGACAATCCTACTCCCTGCTAGCCAAGGGCGCTTAGCGGGAGTAGGTTACAGACCCACCATGGACAAGACACGCTAAGTTACTATGTCTAGTTT includes:
- a CDS encoding amylo-alpha-1,6-glucosidase encodes the protein MDLQIIERDGRRYLPTEQLSMTEWPRLTTNQPLPTLPLKVDDLFLVTDTLGNISGNLENETTTTTGLFCQDTRFLSRLELQIEGQLPIPLSSSAEEGFVLSVMCCNPRSPNLPPKTLGIQRQLALHGGLWEEIVITNYDTQPLSFSVSLSFDADFKDWFEVRGHQRQQRGTHLRLLPPDMDLETLLTLTEFNTNTINLAYQGLDNSLIESQIHLMHRLPDTYKGNTAVWELCLKPGATETLGYRLELVTHKARITTAKIPATLEQAKTANLLQNQEWYKRVTHISCDNETVNQLISRATRDIFLLRQTINGCTFLSAGVPRFSTLFGRDSLIAASQTLILDPTIAKGTLEILAQYQGQEDNPSRDEQPGKILHELRVGELARCREIPHTPYYGTVDATPLWLMLYAEYYAWTNDTTTRDLLWPNALAAMDWIDRQSQQNGYLCYQRQSKKGLRNQGWKDSGDSMVTRDGSLATGAIALCEVQAYVYGAKVRLSHLARIKQRIDLAERWENQAKELKQRFNQDFWLDDLDFCALALDGEGKLVDSITSNPGHCLSLGIFTPEKAASVAKRLLEPDMFNGWGIRTLSNQSAAYNPISYHVGSVWPHENSLIALGLRTLNQVDQALEIAKGMIDMTVEQPYYRPPELFSGYQRTPNSSPVKYPGACPLQAWATGSIFQLLQMMVNLRAVAPGKNLHIFKPTLPNFINQLLVRNLRIGSTVLDLQLERADTTTTCKVVKNSGNLTVVIES